The following coding sequences lie in one Miscanthus floridulus cultivar M001 chromosome 9, ASM1932011v1, whole genome shotgun sequence genomic window:
- the LOC136480588 gene encoding monosaccharide-sensing protein 2-like, translating to MKSTVFSAVVVSIGYALLGWDFAALLEANHHMEKEFELLNGPSIEGITLAASTFGAIVITIFSGALLDWLGRRAILVYSSLVLFSGGVLMLWSPNIYIVLLARLIVGLGSGLVFTCVPIYISETSPPNMRGLLGTMPQFMFFLGTIFSYCLIFWLTLMSSPNWRIMIGAISAPSIVYFALLLVYYLPESPRWLASDGKISEARVSLQWLRGKKHDVSGEIAVIVEGVDIISDSAVGTAHAQSFSGTSANHTWPRRTFYWLLSDPLVDFRGSIHENMSEGGSRRNSFFPVFNSFSFPEHEHMNEHRDGNSDQQTREAYSAGEVNNGDGLRASLLSQAASVEVNDTNTFTSEGSSSYLRRHGTSVLAQEFMASIHDYDIEEEEIHGFVSPHQSAPRDMESTGRHPFRHQIVRLSETADMKFKWRVLLQPGIRHALCYGMLIQALQQSTGISGLLRCAPEILEQVGVSLFSDIGLSPHSTSILISTLHALLILPCITAAMLLMDVCGRR from the exons ATGAAGTCAACAGTGTTTTCGGCAGTTGTTGTTTCTATTGGGTATGCATTGCTTGGATGGGATTTTGCAGCATTATTAG AAGCTAATCATCATATggaaaaagaatttgaattgttgAATGGACCTTCTATTGAAGGTATAACTTTAGCAGCCTCAACATTTGGGGCTATTGTGATAACAATATTCTCTGGAGCACTATTAGATTGGCTTGGAAGGCGTGCCATACTGGTTTACTCATCTCTGGTATTATTTTCGGGTGGTGTCCTGATGCTGTGGTCTCCTAACATCTACATTGTACTTCTAGCTAGGTTAATTGTTGGATTAGGAAGTGGGTTGGTTTTCACCTGTGTCCCTATTTATATATCCGAAACATCTCCTCCAAATATGAGGGGATTACTTGGAACTATGCCACAGTTTATGTTCTTCCTAGGAACTATCTTTTCATATTGCCTGATATTCTGGTTAACACTAATGTCTTCACCTAACTGGAGAATCATGATTggtgcaatctctgctccttccATTGTCTACTTTGCTTTGTTG TTGGTTTACTACTTGCCAGAGTCACCTAGGTGGCTTGCAAGTGATGGAAAGATTAGTGAGGCCAGAGTTTCTCTGCAGTGGCTTAGAGGGAAGAAACATGATGTTTCAG GAGAGATAGCTGTTATTGTGGAAGGTGTGGACATCATATCGGACTCCGCTGTTGGCACTGCTCATGCTCAAAGTTTCTCTGGAACCAGTGCTAACCACACTTGGCCCCGCAGGACTTTTTACTGGCTGCTTTCGGACCCCCTAGTTGATTTTCGCGGAAGCATTCATGAGAATATGTCAGAAGGAGGAAGTAGACGGAATAGTTTCTTCCCAGTCTTCAACAGTTTTTCTTTTCCAGAACATGAACATATGAATGAGCACAGGGATGGTAACAGTGATCAACAGACTAGGGAGGCTTATTCTGCTGGAGAAGTTAACAATGGAGATGGTTTGCGGGCTTCTCTGCTTTCTCAGGCAGCAAGTGTTGAAGTAAATGATACAAATACCTTTACTTCTGAAGGGAGCTCTTCATATTTAAGAAGGCATGGAACATCAGTACTTGCGCAAGAGTTTATGGCGTCTATACATGATTATGacattgaagaagaagaaatacATGGCTTCGTATCGCCTCACCAGTCTGCACCTCGTGATATGGAAAGCACAGGGCGACATCCATTCAGACATCAAATAGTCCGGCTATCTGAAACAGCTGATATGAAGTTTAAATGGCGGGTGCTTCTTCAACCAGGAATCAGGCATGCCTTGTGTTATGGCATGTTAATTCAAGCCCTTCAGCAG TCTACAGGAATCAGTGGTCTTCTCCGCTGTGCTCCTGAAATACTTGAACAGGTTGGAGTCAGCTTGTTTTCAGACATTGGACTTTCTCCACATTCAACATCAATTCTCATAAGTACCCTTCATGCTTTGCTGATACTCCCTTGTATAACTGCCGCAATGCTGCTGATGGATGTCTGCGGAAGAAGGTAA
- the LOC136482675 gene encoding pollen receptor-like kinase 3: protein MVTLLAFRLPPLFLLLLAATDAAAAAAAAAADNGNESEAGAALVNLKKSFTDPTGRLEAWSATSPFPPCDAASPWPGVQCYKGSLVGIRLTHMNLSGTFDFGAIAQLRRLHSVNLKHNALSGPLPASLGTLRGLRALYLSSNNFSGPIPADVFANMRWLKKLYLDNNRITGPLPADAIANAPRLIELHLDRNQIDGPIPFRLPESLKRFNVSHNRLSGSIPQSVAERYEASSFAGNPGLCGSPGSDAAVCVAAGPALPPAMPPPTADDYMAMEKETSVFVVIGIILLVILLVTGAMVLMLRQDERNSAAQAWDYYASRAGAAGAGAGSGAGAGSTKSTAAPRAGEMVAVDVAGGGSSSHGGSSGRRMGEFVLLNEDIPAFGLPDLMKASAEVLGNGTLGSAYKAAMRNGVTVAVKRLRDMNRVGREEFEQHVHMLGDLHHPNVLPPVGYHYRKEEKLIVSEYMPRGSLLYILHGDQSPNRLILDWQGRLRVAVGVVRGLAFLHERLGIPAGRLVSMDGADFDAPPPPPPHGNLKSGNILLDAEMEPRLVDYGFFPLVNAPQAPQAMFAFRSPEGTTRGVVSARSDVYCLGVVLLELVTGRFPSQYLLSARGGTDVVHWAATTVAEGGEQELVDPAIAAAGGDAAVRLLRVGVHCASPEPECRPSVAEAAWMVEEIGAS from the exons ATGGTCACCCTCCTCGCCTTCCGGCTCCcacctctcttcctcctcctccttgccgcCACtgacgctgccgctgccgctgccgctgccgctgccgacaATGGCAACGAGTCGGAGGCAGGGGCGGCGCTCGTAAATCTCAAGAAGTCGTTCACAGACCCGACCGGCAGGCTGGAGGCGTGGTCGGCGACGTCGCCGTTTCCGCCGTGCGACGCCGCGAGTCCCTGGCCCGGGGTGCAGTGCTACAAGGGCAGCCTCGTGGGCATCCGGCTCACGCACATGAACCTGTCCGGCACGTTCGACTTCGGCGCCATCGCCCAGCTCCGGCGGCTCCACTCCGTGAATCTCAAGCACAACGCGCTCTCCGGCCCTCTGCCGGCGAGCCTCGGCACGCTGCGCGGCCTCCGTGCGCTGTACCTCTCCTCCAACAACTTCTCCGGGCCGATCCCCGCCGACGTGTTCGCCAACATGCGGTGGCTCAAGAAGCTCTACCTCGACAACAACCGCATCACGGGCCCGCTGCCCGCCGACGCGATCGCCAACGCGCCGCGCCTCATCGAGCTCCACCTCGACCGCAACCAGATCGACGGGCCGATTCCGTTCAGGCTGCCGGAGTCGCTCAAGCGGTTCAACGTGTCCCACAACCGCCTCAGCGGCTCCATCCCGCAGAGCGTCGCGGAGCGCTACGAGGCGTCGTCGTTCGCCGGGAACCCCGGGCTGTGCGGCTCGCCGGGCAGCGACGCCGCGGTGTGCGTGGCCGCCGGGCCCGCGCTCCCGCCCGCAATGCCGCCGCCCACGGCGGACGACTACATGGCCATGGAGAAGGAGACCAGCGTGTTCGTCGTCATCGGCATCATCCTGCTCGTCATCCTGCTCGTCACCGGCGCCATGGTGCTCATGCTGCGGCAGGACGAGAGGAACAGCGCCGCGCAGGCGTGGGACTACTACGCCAGCAGGGCGGGCGCCGCCGGTGCCGGCGCAGGCTCAGGCGCAGGCGCCGGCTCCACCAAGTCCACGGCGGCGCCGCGCGCCGGGGAGATGGTGGCCGTGGACGTGGCCGGAGGCGGGTCGTCCAGCCACGGCGGCAGCAGCGGCCGGCGGATGGGCGAGTTCGTCCTCCTGAACGAGGACATCCCCGCGTTCGGCCTGCCGGACCTGATGAAGGCCTCCGCCGAGGTGCTGGGCAACGGCACCCTGGGGTCGGCGTACAAGGCCGCCATGCGCAACGGCGTCACCGTTGCCGTGAAGCGCCTCCGCGACATGAACCGCGTCGGGCGCGAGGAGTTCGAGCAGCACGTGcacatgctcggcgacctccacCACCCCAACGTGCTCCCGCCCGTCGGCTACCATTACCGCAAGGAGGAGAAGCTCATCGTCTCCGAGTACATGCCCCGCGGCAGCCTCCTCTACATCCTGCATG GCGACCAGAGTCCGAACAGGCTGATCCTGGACTGGCAGGGCCGGCTGAGGGTCGCCGTCGGCGTGGTGCGCGGGCTGGCGTTCCTCCACGAGAGGCTCGGGATCCCGGCGGGGCGGCTGGTGAGCATGGATGGCGCGGACTtcgacgcgccgccgccgccgccgccgcacgggaACCTCAAGTCGGGCAACATCCTCCTGGACGCGGAGATGGAGCCCCGGCTGGTGGACTACGGCTTCTTCCCGCTGGTGAACGCGCCGCAGGCGCCGCAGGCCATGTTCGCGTTCCGGTCGCCCGAGGGCACCACGCGCGGGGTCGTGTCGGCGCGCTCCGACGTCTACTGCCTCGGCGTCGTGCTGCTGGAGCTCGTCACGGGGCGGTTCCCGTCGCAGTACCTCCTCAGCGCGCGCGGCGGCACCGACGTCGTGCACTGGGCGGCCACGACCGTGGCGGAGGGCGGCGAGCAGGAGCTCGTGGACCCCGCCATCGCCGCGGCCGGCGGGGACGCCGCCGTCAGGCTGCTCCGGGTCGGCGTGCACTGCGCCAGCCCCGAGCCCGAGTGCCGGCCCAGTGTCGCGGAGGCCGCGTGGATGGTGGAGGAGATCGGCGCGTCGTGA